The following are encoded in a window of Algiphilus aromaticivorans DG1253 genomic DNA:
- a CDS encoding vWA domain-containing protein gives MLFSFFFALRDAGLKPSLSEFLMLLEAMSERLVVFNVDDFYHLSRAALVKDESQFDRFDRAFAAYFEGVQAAGEELFGEIPDDWLRKMAEKHFTAEEMAKAQAMGGLDKLMEELKKRLEEQTERHEGGNKWIGTGGTSPFGHGGYNPEGVRIGGAGGQKRAAKVWEKREFANLDSNLELGTRNIKVALRRLRRFAREGAADQLDIDDTIRSTARNAGYLDLKMVPERHNAVKVLLFLDVGGSMDPHVRVCEELFSAAHTEFKHLEYFYFHNFLYESVWKDNRRRHAERISTFDVLHRFPPDYKVIVVGDAMMAPYEITHPGGSVEHWNEEAGAAWMQRLIDTYSHLVWLNPESESQWEYSQSVQITRQLIGDDRMFPLTLTGLDAAMRRLTK, from the coding sequence ATGCTGTTCAGCTTCTTCTTCGCGCTACGCGACGCCGGCCTCAAGCCCTCGCTCTCCGAGTTCCTAATGCTCCTGGAGGCGATGTCCGAGCGGCTGGTCGTCTTCAATGTGGACGATTTCTACCATCTTTCGCGCGCCGCGCTGGTCAAGGACGAATCGCAGTTCGACCGCTTCGACCGCGCCTTCGCTGCCTATTTCGAGGGTGTGCAGGCTGCCGGCGAGGAGCTCTTCGGCGAGATTCCCGACGACTGGCTGCGCAAGATGGCCGAGAAGCACTTCACCGCCGAGGAAATGGCCAAGGCCCAGGCCATGGGCGGGCTGGACAAGCTCATGGAGGAGCTGAAGAAGCGCCTGGAGGAGCAGACCGAACGCCACGAGGGGGGCAACAAGTGGATCGGCACGGGCGGTACCTCGCCCTTCGGCCACGGCGGCTACAACCCGGAAGGCGTGCGCATCGGCGGCGCAGGCGGCCAGAAGCGCGCCGCCAAGGTCTGGGAGAAGCGCGAGTTCGCCAATCTGGACAGCAACCTCGAACTCGGCACGCGCAACATCAAGGTGGCGCTGCGCCGCCTGCGTCGGTTCGCGCGCGAGGGCGCGGCCGACCAGCTCGATATCGACGACACCATTCGCAGCACGGCGCGCAATGCCGGCTATCTCGATCTGAAGATGGTGCCGGAGCGCCACAATGCCGTGAAGGTACTGCTCTTCCTCGATGTCGGGGGCTCCATGGACCCGCATGTGCGCGTCTGCGAGGAGCTGTTCTCGGCGGCACACACCGAGTTCAAGCATCTGGAGTACTTCTACTTCCACAACTTCCTCTACGAGTCCGTGTGGAAGGACAATCGCCGACGGCACGCCGAGCGCATCAGTACCTTCGATGTGCTGCACCGTTTCCCGCCGGACTACAAGGTCATTGTCGTCGGCGACGCCATGATGGCGCCCTACGAGATCACGCATCCGGGGGGCAGCGTCGAGCACTGGAACGAAGAAGCCGGGGCGGCGTGGATGCAGCGGCTGATCGATACCTACAGTCACCTCGTCTGGCTCAACCCCGAGTCGGAGTCGCAGTGGGAGTACTCGCAGTCGGTGCAGATCACGCGCCAGCTCATCGGCGACGACCGCATGTTCCCGCTGACGCTGACAGGTCTCGACGCCGCCATGCGGCGCCTGACCAAGTAA
- a CDS encoding SanA/YdcF family protein has translation MTLRAKRLFKRWLPLGFLAFALLVLLGNRWVINSTDSYIHDNIGLLPENRVGIVLGTSPYVRGGGRSADFAGRIEAAVKLFEAGKIRHIIVSGANPDATYNEPRRMWQELVKAGVPQDALTMDFAGFRTFDSVARAKRVFGLERFTLITQKYHTYRAVFLARKMEVPAVAYIAPGTKNRHPVREVFARVKAILDLFVLRTEPRFVGEPERLPGDEPDEELLAAGRPAPR, from the coding sequence ATGACCCTGCGTGCCAAGAGACTGTTCAAGCGCTGGCTGCCGCTCGGCTTTCTCGCCTTCGCGCTCCTCGTGCTGCTGGGCAACCGTTGGGTCATCAACAGCACCGATTCCTACATCCACGACAACATCGGCCTGCTGCCCGAGAACCGTGTCGGCATCGTGCTCGGTACCAGCCCCTACGTGCGCGGCGGTGGGCGCAGCGCCGATTTCGCCGGGCGCATCGAGGCCGCGGTCAAGCTCTTCGAGGCCGGCAAGATCCGGCACATCATCGTCTCGGGCGCCAACCCGGACGCGACCTACAACGAGCCGCGCCGCATGTGGCAGGAGCTGGTCAAGGCCGGTGTGCCGCAGGACGCGCTGACCATGGACTTCGCCGGCTTCCGGACCTTCGATTCGGTGGCGCGCGCCAAGCGCGTCTTCGGGCTGGAGCGCTTCACGCTGATCACGCAGAAGTACCACACCTATCGGGCGGTCTTTCTGGCGCGCAAGATGGAGGTGCCGGCAGTGGCCTATATCGCGCCGGGCACAAAGAACCGTCATCCGGTGCGTGAAGTCTTCGCGCGCGTCAAGGCGATTCTCGACCTCTTCGTGCTGCGCACCGAGCCACGCTTTGTCGGCGAGCCGGAGCGCCTGCCCGGCGACGAGCCCGATGAGGAGCTGCTCGCCGCCGGGCGCCCCGCGCCGCGCTAG